The following is a genomic window from Chloroflexota bacterium.
TCGCCACCGCAGAAATCTTCGTCCAGAACTGCTTCTACTGCCACGGCCGACAGGGCACAGGGGGCATCGGCCCCTCCCTCAGGGCAACCAAACTGGACGAGGAAGGCCTCAAAAAGACTATCTCTCGGGGTGTCATAATCATGCCCACCTGGGCCCGGGAGGAGGGAGGGACCCTGACATCCTTCCAGGTCCAGGGCCTCGCCGCCTTCATCCTAAACTGGGATGAGAAGCTTGTGGAGGACGCCTTCGTCCTCCATCCCATCCCCGCCACCCCCAACCCCCCGCCGCGGGGCATTCCTCCCCCTTATGCAGGGATGAAGAGTCCTTTCCCCTGGGGCGAAAAGAAGACTGTGGAGATGGGACAGGTCCTCTATGAGCTGATGTGCACGAGCTGCCACTGGCCAGTGAGAACACAGCCACCCTCCTTCAATTGGATGAGCGCCGTCTTCTCCCGGGACCTGGAGGAGCATCCAGACTTCTACTTCTGGACGATAAGCGAGGGCAGGCCGCCCCCCCGCAACTGGCGCTATCTCCCCGGCGCCATGATGCCCCCCTTTAAGGCCCGTCTCCCCGAGAAACAGCGCTGGCAGATACTAAACTATCTGTGGAGCGTAGGAAAAGAATATGAGAAGAACGCAATGAGGTGAGCATCCCCTCCCTGTGGTGAAAGAAAGCCAGGGGGATTTGAACGCCCGCCCTCTTGGTCCCGAACCAAGCGTTCTATCCGCGTCTATGATACGTCTTGGACATGGTCAGGGGGTCTTGGCGCTCGCCTGCCCGGCTAGTATCTTCCCTGTCAAACACTCCCCTGGCCATAGCCGTTTGGGTGTTCCCGGTGCCATTCCCAGGCGCTGGCAATGATGTCGTTCAGGCCACGGAACTGGGGCTGCCAGCCCAACTCTTTGCGGATGAGCTTAGCGCCGGCCACCAGCTTGGGCGGGTCCCCGGGGCGGCGCGGCTGAACCACCATCGGTATCTCGCCGCCAGTAACCTCCCTGGCTGCGTTCAGTACATCGAAGACGCTGTAGCCCTCGCCATTGCCGAGGTTGTAGATGGGTGAGATACTTGCGCCGCCATCGAGGGCGCGCAGCGCAAGAATGTGGGCGCGTGCGATGTCCAGCACGTGAATGTAGTCTCTGACACAAGTGCCGTCTTTGGTATCATAGTCCGTGCCGTAGACGTTGAGTTGCTCTTCCTGCTTCAGCGCCACCTTCATCATGTTGGGGATGAGATGGGTCTCGGGGTGGTGGTCTTCACCGAAGCGGGGGGTGGCACCCGCGGCGTTGAAGCAACGCAGGGAAACGGACCTCAGTTCGTGAGCTCGGCCGTACCACTGGAGGACTCTCTCAAACATCAGCTTGGACTCACCGTATGGGTTGGTGGGGTGCGCCGGGTCCCGCTCGCTGACCGAATAGGAAACGGGCTCCCCGTAGACAGCCGCCGAGGAGGCGAAGACTATTCTTTTCACCCCGTGGGCCATCATGGCATCCAGGAGGTTAATGCTGTTCGCCACGTTGTTCCTGAAATACTCCCCGGGCTGGGCTACTGACTCGCTCACCACGCTGGAGGCCGCCAGATGCATCACCGCGTCCGGGGCGCGGGTGAGAAAGACCCTTTCTAGAGCTTCCCTCTCTGCTAGGTCCACCGCTATGAAAGTTGCCCCAGGCGGCACCGCCTGGCGATGGCCCTGCTTCTGGTTGTCAAGCGCGATGACCCTGTAGTCGTTCCGCAGAAGCTCTTCACAAAGGACACTACCGACGTATCCGGCAGCTCCGGTGACCAGGACGGTGCTACTCTGGTTTTTAGTCACGGCATTCACCTCCTGAGGCCATTATGG
Proteins encoded in this region:
- a CDS encoding c-type cytochrome; the protein is MGLALTVALLLGVGLYWSTEPSRQKGMADEYKLATAEIFVQNCFYCHGRQGTGGIGPSLRATKLDEEGLKKTISRGVIIMPTWAREEGGTLTSFQVQGLAAFILNWDEKLVEDAFVLHPIPATPNPPPRGIPPPYAGMKSPFPWGEKKTVEMGQVLYELMCTSCHWPVRTQPPSFNWMSAVFSRDLEEHPDFYFWTISEGRPPPRNWRYLPGAMMPPFKARLPEKQRWQILNYLWSVGKEYEKNAMR
- the galE gene encoding UDP-glucose 4-epimerase GalE: MTKNQSSTVLVTGAAGYVGSVLCEELLRNDYRVIALDNQKQGHRQAVPPGATFIAVDLAEREALERVFLTRAPDAVMHLAASSVVSESVAQPGEYFRNNVANSINLLDAMMAHGVKRIVFASSAAVYGEPVSYSVSERDPAHPTNPYGESKLMFERVLQWYGRAHELRSVSLRCFNAAGATPRFGEDHHPETHLIPNMMKVALKQEEQLNVYGTDYDTKDGTCVRDYIHVLDIARAHILALRALDGGASISPIYNLGNGEGYSVFDVLNAAREVTGGEIPMVVQPRRPGDPPKLVAGAKLIRKELGWQPQFRGLNDIIASAWEWHREHPNGYGQGSV